From the Candidatus Omnitrophota bacterium genome, the window CGCTGCTTTGGTCGTCTTCAAGGCCCTGGCCAGTACCAGCATCGCGTCACTTGCCCATTTTGACCTCAGCCCGCTGAAGGTCTCCGCCTCAGACGTGATTTCCGCTGTGAACAGCGTTACGAGCGCAGGCGGCGATGTAGCTAAGGATGCCGCCAAAGCCGTAAAGAACTTGCTGCCGTTAGGTAAGCAGGAAAAGTAAGGCCGAGTTCTCGAAATCTTTTGTTTTGACACTTAATTTGTAAAGAGTTATAATAAGTATGTCATGAGAGCCGGTAAAACCCCTATTTGTTTGCAAATCAAGGAGCAAATGGCATTAAGCATAACAGCTTATTGTGCCTTGCTCCTTTTTGTTTTCAACCAACCTGCTTTAGCGCAGGGCGGGGACGTCATATTGTGGGACGGGCTTGAAAGTAGCAGCAATTGGAGCATGAACACCGGCGGCAAAATGGCCGTTACCTCCGACTACAAGACAGAGGGGAGCAGCAGCCTGGCGGTGAACGTTAACGGGGAGATCCCCGCGAGCGGCGTCATCATCAGGAAGGCGAACGCCAATCTTAATGTTTCTTTCGCGAACCAGGTGATCCTGGATATCTATAACAGCGGAGACCCCTGCCAGATAGCGCTCGCTTTCGAGACAGGCAATTACCACGAAAGCGTTCCCAAGACCCTCAAAAGCGGGATGAACAATAACGTCACATTTGAGATCAGCTCAAAAGATTTCAAGGCCCCGTTTGATTATGCCACTACGGCAAATAACGTGATGTTCGTGGTGTATCCAGGCGGCGGTCCGGTAGACCCGTTTTATCTCGATAATATCCGCGTAAAAAAATACGGCGGGCTCCAATCGGTGCCTCCCGGGATCTCGCCCGCTATACAGGTCGCCGCGGCAGAAGAAACGCCTGTCGAAGCGGCCCCGGAATACACAGGCGCTTACAGCATATTAAACGGTTCGGTGCCCAACGAGAATACGGTGCCGGAACACAAGACCGCCGTCATATTCGGCCTGGGCCTCGCCGGCCTCCTTTTTTATCGAAAAAAATCCTAAAAACTTCCCAATTACGGTATAATATGCGCATGCGTAAATCACTTTTTATCACGTTGGTTTTGCTTTTCCTGTTTTATCCTTCCCGCGTTTACGCGGCTCCGGCATACGGCACCGATACGCCGGACAAAGGAAAGATCTCGATAGGGTATCAAGCCAACCTTGTATTTAAACACAGCTTAAACGACTCCAACGGCAGGATCAGGAGCTACCAGCATTTTGTCGACCTCTCTTACGGCGTGTTAGACTGGTTCGCGTTCGACGGCAAACTTGGCGTCGGCGACGTCAGGCAGAGCGGAGGAGAGAGGCCGGAGATAAATTTCGGGACAGGTTTCGCCGGCGGATACGGGTTCAGGATCCTCCTCTGGAACAAGCCCGCGTATAAGGCCAGGGCCACTTTAGGCTTGCATCATATAAGCGTCCATCCCACGGATGAGAATGTCGGCGGTAATTTGTACGAGACTTTCCTCGATGATTGGCAGCTCGACCTCCTCGCGTCCAAGAAATTCGGGAAGTTCGAGCCGTTCGTCGGCGGGAAAGCGTCGCTGTTCGACCAGGGCTATCGCGTAAACCACGGCGACAGGAAAAGGATGCACCCGAAATATTACGGCGGCGTTATAGCCGGCTGCGGGTTCGACATCAGGGATGACTTGACCCTGAAGGTAGAAGGCCATTTCATAGACGAAGATTCGCTGAGCGCCGGCCTTTATTACAAATACTGAAAGAAGGGAAAAGGGATATGGATATCTTTGAAGCGTTTAAAAGCAGGATAAGCGTCAGGGAATACAGCGATAAACCCGTTGAAAAAGAGAAATTAGAGAAGATGGTCGATGCCGGCCGCCTGGCCCCGACCGCGAGGGGCGAACAGCCGTGGGAATTTGTAGTCGTAACCAACAAGGAAAAGGTAAAGGAACTCGCGAATATCACCGACCACGGCAAATTCATGGCAGAGGCATCGGCGGCAATAGTCACGTTCTGCAAGGACACCAAGTATTACCTTGAGGACGGATGCGGCGCTACCGAGAACATCCTTCTCGCCGCCGCCGCACAGGGAGTAGCGTCCTGCTGGATAGCCGGGGATAAGAAAGACTACGGGATAGGGATCGCGAAAGCCCTCGATGTCCCGGCAGATCTTAAATTGATAAGCATCATATCGCTCGGTTATCCTAAAGAAAAACCCCGATCTCACCAGAAGCGTCCGCTGAAAGAAGTCATCCACTGGGAGAAGTTTTAATTGTTATTCCCGCGTAAGCGGGAATCCAGACCAAAGGAGAGCGACATGAAAAAGGTAAAAATTTACAGCACTCCCACCTGCCCGTATTGCATAAGGGCGAAAAAATTCCTGGAAGAAAATAATATACCATTTGAGAATTTTGACGTCTCCGCGGACCAGCAGAAATCCGAGGAGATGGTCAAGCTCTCCGGCCAGATGGGCGTCCCGGTCTTAGACATCGAGGGCAAGATAATAGTCGGCTTCGATAAAGAAGAGATAAAAAAAGAATTGGGGATATGACCGTTTACGACCTGATAATCATAGGCGCCGGGCCCGCAGGGATCACAGCGGCCGTTTACGCGGCGCGCAAAAAAATGAGCATACTGGTCATTAGCCCGGATATCGGCGGGCAGGCCGCTTGGAGCGGCGACATCGAGAATTATACCGGCTACCAGTTCATAAGCGGGCCTGACCTTGCAGCGAAATTTGAAGAGCATATGCGCAAGTATAATATCGCGCTCAAGGAAGGCGAGATGGTTACCGGCCTTAAAAAACTGGTCGATACGGCGCTGGTAAAGACCGACAAGGGCGAGTACCGGGGCAAGGCCGTAATAGTGGCTTCCGGCAAGAAGTCCCGCGAACTGAGGGTGCCGGGGGAGAAAGAGTTCAAGAACAGGGGGGTGACCTATTGCGCCACCTGCGACGGCCCGTTATTTTCCGGGAAGGATGTGGCTATTATAGGCGGCGGCAACTCTGCCCTTGACGCCGCCCTGCAAATGTTAAAGATAGCGAAAAAGATATACGTCATAAATAATACTTCGCGGCTTGGGGGAGACCCGGTGATGCGCGAAAAGGTCGAAAAAGACCCTATCGTCACGGTGTTTAACGAGAGCCGCGTTATTGCTGTTTTGGGCGACAAATTTGTAAATTCCATAAAGATAGCTGTCAGCGGCGAGGAACGCACCGTAAACGTCCAGGGGATCTTTGTAGAGATAGGCCTGATCCCGAACGCTGATTTTGCCAAAGACCTGTCCAAGAACGAGGTTGGCGAGATCAAGGTCAATAGCCGCAACGAGACGAACATCCCGGGCATCTTCGCTGCCGGCGACGTCACCGATGTCCCCGAGAAGCAGATAATCATCGCCGCAGGTGAGGGTTCCAAGGCCTGCCTGAGCGCGTTCAGGTATTTGTCGGAACACTGAGGAGGAATGAACCTATGAAAGTAATTGTTTTATCCGTTCTTTTGTTATGTGTGCTTGTGATGCCCTCCGGGGCTGTGCTTGCCGCGGACCTTATGGTGGCAAGTTTTGAGAATAACGGCCGCAGCGATATCGGCACCGATATCGGCACGTGGGATTACAACCCCGCCGACCCTAACCAGAGCTGTTCCATCGAGGTAGTCACCTCGAAGGACGTATTGGGCAAAGTAGGGGTCGAGACCCATGTCCTGAAGATATCATATAGTGTGGCGTCGTCTATGCCGGCGTTCAACGGCATCTATATCAAGCTCAACAACGCGGACCTCAGCTCTTACGACGAGATGAGCATGTTGATAAAGGGCGACAGCGAAAGGGGATTTACGACCCAATTCAAGATCGAGATGAAAAACGACAAGGGCGAGCGCGTGGTATACCTTGTCAAAGACATAACCCTCGGATGGCAAAAGATGGTAATACCGATGCAGGAGCTGAAGGCGCTGGGCTCGATATCCGATTGGTCGAAGATGAAAGAGCTCGTCTTCACGTTCGACGACATAACCGCGGATGTCAGGCAGGGCGCCATTTATGTTGACGATATAATGTTCTCGAAGAAAGAACAATCCCAATAGGAAGGGGACAAATATGCGCTCTAAGAAGATGATCCTATTATTGCTTTTGGCGGCGGGGCTTTTGGTGCCGGGCCCTGTCTTTTGCGAAGAGATGCAGGTCAGTGTCCTCAAGATAGATGATTTTGACGGCAAAGTGATGTTCAACTTGCTGGGCGGTAAGGCGCAGGGCTATGAGGAAGCCGGGATCAAGTGCATACCGTCATTTACCGATGACCCCAAAGAAAGGTACGGCGACAAAGGCGCGTCGCTCAAGCTTGATTTTGACGTTACCAAGAGAGGGAGTTTCGCTTTTTACTGGACTATGCTGACCGTCAAGAAGAATATCGAAGCCGAAGGCAGGAATGTCGAGGTAATCTCTTTTGCGGCCCTGCGCGGCCACGATTTCCTGGAATTCCAATTCAAGGACCCGAAGGGGGGAGCCGACTTAACGATAGAGGTACATGAGGATGCCGACGGCGACGGCGTATATATGATGGGGGTAGACAGGTCATCTATGGTGGATGCCGATCCGTATATCGACAGGACCGCCACCGGAAAATGGCAGAAGATATCGATACCGCTTATCAAATTTGCGAACATCAAGGACTGGAACCGCATCCTCGAGATAGTCTTCGTCTTCAAGAGCGGATACGGGATACCCAAGGGGACGGTTTATCTGGACGACCTGGAATTGGTAAAATATCCGAAGGAAGAGCCTTCGCAATAGGGCTCCGTAGATCTCGAAAGGAGTGGAGATGAAAAGAATACTTTTTGTTTTTGTTTTAAGCGCCGCCTTGTTTTCTCCGGTTGCCGGCAGCAACGCGGAAGAACAAAGGACTTACATGAGCCCTTATTTCAATTTCGCGATAAATTATCCTTCTTCCTGGCAAGCCAGGGAATTAAGCGGGATGGTATTCTTTTTGTCTCCGCGCGAGGGTAACTCAGACGGTTTTACAGAAAACGTCGGTGTCAATATCGAAGACCTGGCTAAGAATCCGATGAGTTTGAATGAGTATGAGACGATTTCGCTTACGAATGCCCCAAGCATAATACCGGCTTTTAAATTGATAGAAAAGAACAACGCTAAAATAGACGGCAGGGATGCTTATTTTATGGTTTATACAGGCAGCGCCCAGACTAGAAGCCTTAAATATAAGTCATACACATTTATCACGGATTCAAAGGCGTTCACCTTGACTTATTCAGCCGAAAAGAAGAATTATGATAAATACCTGAAACGGGCTGAACTCATAATGAAATCCATTAAGATAACTCATTGATATAGGGGACGTGTCAAAAGGGGACAGGTTAATAGGGGGATAGGCAAAATGGAACGTAAAGGTATCGTGACATTCAAGGGAAACCCGATAACTTTAGTGGGGGAGGAAGTAAAGGTCGGGCAGAAGGCGCCGGATTTTAAGGCATTGGCCGCGGATTTAAGCGAAACAGGGCTTGACGCCTTCAATGGCAAGATAAAGCTTATCGCATCGGTGCCGTCTTTGGATACGCCTGTCTGCGACCTCCAGATCAAGCGCTTTAATGATGAAGCCTCAAAAATATCCAAGGACGTGGCAATAATTTTCATCAGCATGGACTTGCCGTTTGCCCAGAAGCGGTTTTGCCAGGAATATGAGATAAATAAGGTCAAGACGCTCTCAGACCACAGGGACGCGAATTTTGG encodes:
- the tpx gene encoding thiol peroxidase, giving the protein MERKGIVTFKGNPITLVGEEVKVGQKAPDFKALAADLSETGLDAFNGKIKLIASVPSLDTPVCDLQIKRFNDEASKISKDVAIIFISMDLPFAQKRFCQEYEINKVKTLSDHRDANFGLNYGVLIKELRLLARAIFIVDKDGKVTYVEYVKELGSEPDYEGALKALSASIA
- a CDS encoding glutaredoxin domain-containing protein, producing MKKVKIYSTPTCPYCIRAKKFLEENNIPFENFDVSADQQKSEEMVKLSGQMGVPVLDIEGKIIVGFDKEEIKKELGI
- a CDS encoding PsbP-related protein; translated protein: MKRILFVFVLSAALFSPVAGSNAEEQRTYMSPYFNFAINYPSSWQARELSGMVFFLSPREGNSDGFTENVGVNIEDLAKNPMSLNEYETISLTNAPSIIPAFKLIEKNNAKIDGRDAYFMVYTGSAQTRSLKYKSYTFITDSKAFTLTYSAEKKNYDKYLKRAELIMKSIKITH
- a CDS encoding nitroreductase family protein, whose product is MDIFEAFKSRISVREYSDKPVEKEKLEKMVDAGRLAPTARGEQPWEFVVVTNKEKVKELANITDHGKFMAEASAAIVTFCKDTKYYLEDGCGATENILLAAAAQGVASCWIAGDKKDYGIGIAKALDVPADLKLISIISLGYPKEKPRSHQKRPLKEVIHWEKF
- a CDS encoding FAD-dependent oxidoreductase yields the protein MTVYDLIIIGAGPAGITAAVYAARKKMSILVISPDIGGQAAWSGDIENYTGYQFISGPDLAAKFEEHMRKYNIALKEGEMVTGLKKLVDTALVKTDKGEYRGKAVIVASGKKSRELRVPGEKEFKNRGVTYCATCDGPLFSGKDVAIIGGGNSALDAALQMLKIAKKIYVINNTSRLGGDPVMREKVEKDPIVTVFNESRVIAVLGDKFVNSIKIAVSGEERTVNVQGIFVEIGLIPNADFAKDLSKNEVGEIKVNSRNETNIPGIFAAGDVTDVPEKQIIIAAGEGSKACLSAFRYLSEH
- a CDS encoding carbohydrate binding domain-containing protein; the protein is MKVIVLSVLLLCVLVMPSGAVLAADLMVASFENNGRSDIGTDIGTWDYNPADPNQSCSIEVVTSKDVLGKVGVETHVLKISYSVASSMPAFNGIYIKLNNADLSSYDEMSMLIKGDSERGFTTQFKIEMKNDKGERVVYLVKDITLGWQKMVIPMQELKALGSISDWSKMKELVFTFDDITADVRQGAIYVDDIMFSKKEQSQ